The proteins below are encoded in one region of Penaeus chinensis breed Huanghai No. 1 chromosome 25, ASM1920278v2, whole genome shotgun sequence:
- the LOC125038733 gene encoding short-chain specific acyl-CoA dehydrogenase, mitochondrial-like isoform X1 produces MAALNQLISNCSRLSRPLASSQIGLRLQPHQPQWNARVCSVRHASDLAELPETHEMLRKTCRDFAEAELVPIASAVDKQSMFPKEQVKTMGELGLMALPVPEEYGGTGMDYLAYAIAMEEISRGCATAGVVMSVNNSLYIGPLQMFGSEEQKHQWITPFTTGERVGCFALSEPGNGSDAGAASTTAKELTADKFLLNGTKAWITNGYESEATVVFATTDKAKKHRGISAFVVPKPTEGLSLGKKEDKLGIKGSSTCNLIFEDCAVPAANLLGQPGMGFKIAMVTLDAGRIGIAGQALGIAQASLDCAIDYASKRLAFNAPILKMQTIQNKIADMALRIESSRLLTYKAAALKDEGKPYSKLAAMAKLSASEAATFCAHQAIQILGGMGYVSDMPAERHYRDARITEIYEGTSEIQRLVIAGNLIKEYQAL; encoded by the exons GACTGCGCCTACAGCCGCACCAGCCCCAATGGAATGCCCGTGTTTGTTCAGTGCGTCATGCCTCCGACCTGGCAGAGCTGCCAGAGACCCACGAGATGCTGAGAAAGACTTGCCGAGACTTTGCTGAGGCAGAACTTGTCCCCATAGCTTCAGCAGTGGACAAGCAGAGCATGTTCCCCAAGGAGCAG GTAAAGACCATGGGCGAGTTAGGACTCATGGCGCTGCCTGTCCCTGAGGAGTACGGGGGAACCGGCATGGACTACCTGGCCTATGCTATTGCCATGGAGGAAATCAGCAg ggGCTGTGCCACGGCAGGCGTGGTCATGAGCGTCAACAATTCTCTTTACATCGGCCCTTTGCAGATGTTTGGCTCAGAGGAGCAGAAACACCAGTGGATCACGCCCTTCACCACGGGCGAGCGTGTCGGCTGTTTCGCTCTCTCAGAGCCTG GTAATGGCAGTGATGCAGGTGCAGCCTCCACCACAGCCAAGGAGCTCACGGCTGACAAGTTCCTCCTGAACGGTACCAAGGCCTGGATCACGAACGGCTATGAGTCGGAGGCCACTGTGGTCTTTGCAACGACCGACAAGGCAAAGAAGCACAGAGGAATCTCGGCCTTTGTTGTGCCCAAACCCACGGAAG GCCTGTCTCTCGGCAAGAAGGAGGACAAGCTGGGCATCAAGGGCTCGTCCACGTGCAACTTGATCTTCGAGGACTGTGCCGTGCCTGCCGCCAACTTGCTCGGTCAGCCGGGCATGGGCTTCAAGATCGCCATGGTGACTCTTG ATGCAGGAAGGATTGGTATTGCAGGCCAAGCTCTTGGCATTGCACAGGCATCCCTGGACTGTGCAATTGACTATGCAAGCAAGAGGTTAGCCTTCAATGCTCCCATCTTGAAAATGCAGACCATTCAG AACAAAATTGCAGACATGGCCCTTAGAATCGAGTCATCTCGCCTGCTAACGTACAAAGCTGCAGCTCTTAAGGATGAGGGAAAACCGTACTCTAAG TTGGCAGCCATGGCCAAGCTCTCGGCCTCAGAGGCAGCTACCTTCTGCGCACACCAGGCCATCCAGATCCTTGGTGGTATGGGCTACGTGAGTGACATGCCCGCAGAGAGGCACTACCGTGATGCACGCATCACTGAAATCTACGAGGGCACGTCAGAGATCCAGAGGCTGGTCATTGCGGGCAACCTCATCAAAGAGTACCAGGCTCTGTAG
- the LOC125038733 gene encoding short-chain specific acyl-CoA dehydrogenase, mitochondrial-like isoform X2: MLRKTCRDFAEAELVPIASAVDKQSMFPKEQVKTMGELGLMALPVPEEYGGTGMDYLAYAIAMEEISRGCATAGVVMSVNNSLYIGPLQMFGSEEQKHQWITPFTTGERVGCFALSEPGNGSDAGAASTTAKELTADKFLLNGTKAWITNGYESEATVVFATTDKAKKHRGISAFVVPKPTEGLSLGKKEDKLGIKGSSTCNLIFEDCAVPAANLLGQPGMGFKIAMVTLDAGRIGIAGQALGIAQASLDCAIDYASKRLAFNAPILKMQTIQNKIADMALRIESSRLLTYKAAALKDEGKPYSKLAAMAKLSASEAATFCAHQAIQILGGMGYVSDMPAERHYRDARITEIYEGTSEIQRLVIAGNLIKEYQAL; the protein is encoded by the exons ATGCTGAGAAAGACTTGCCGAGACTTTGCTGAGGCAGAACTTGTCCCCATAGCTTCAGCAGTGGACAAGCAGAGCATGTTCCCCAAGGAGCAG GTAAAGACCATGGGCGAGTTAGGACTCATGGCGCTGCCTGTCCCTGAGGAGTACGGGGGAACCGGCATGGACTACCTGGCCTATGCTATTGCCATGGAGGAAATCAGCAg ggGCTGTGCCACGGCAGGCGTGGTCATGAGCGTCAACAATTCTCTTTACATCGGCCCTTTGCAGATGTTTGGCTCAGAGGAGCAGAAACACCAGTGGATCACGCCCTTCACCACGGGCGAGCGTGTCGGCTGTTTCGCTCTCTCAGAGCCTG GTAATGGCAGTGATGCAGGTGCAGCCTCCACCACAGCCAAGGAGCTCACGGCTGACAAGTTCCTCCTGAACGGTACCAAGGCCTGGATCACGAACGGCTATGAGTCGGAGGCCACTGTGGTCTTTGCAACGACCGACAAGGCAAAGAAGCACAGAGGAATCTCGGCCTTTGTTGTGCCCAAACCCACGGAAG GCCTGTCTCTCGGCAAGAAGGAGGACAAGCTGGGCATCAAGGGCTCGTCCACGTGCAACTTGATCTTCGAGGACTGTGCCGTGCCTGCCGCCAACTTGCTCGGTCAGCCGGGCATGGGCTTCAAGATCGCCATGGTGACTCTTG ATGCAGGAAGGATTGGTATTGCAGGCCAAGCTCTTGGCATTGCACAGGCATCCCTGGACTGTGCAATTGACTATGCAAGCAAGAGGTTAGCCTTCAATGCTCCCATCTTGAAAATGCAGACCATTCAG AACAAAATTGCAGACATGGCCCTTAGAATCGAGTCATCTCGCCTGCTAACGTACAAAGCTGCAGCTCTTAAGGATGAGGGAAAACCGTACTCTAAG TTGGCAGCCATGGCCAAGCTCTCGGCCTCAGAGGCAGCTACCTTCTGCGCACACCAGGCCATCCAGATCCTTGGTGGTATGGGCTACGTGAGTGACATGCCCGCAGAGAGGCACTACCGTGATGCACGCATCACTGAAATCTACGAGGGCACGTCAGAGATCCAGAGGCTGGTCATTGCGGGCAACCTCATCAAAGAGTACCAGGCTCTGTAG